A genomic segment from Actinomadura hallensis encodes:
- a CDS encoding VIT1/CCC1 transporter family protein encodes MTDAGRGVQPERHHRHRDVTGGWLRPAVFGAMDGLVSNFALIAGVAGGQASRQVVLLAGLAGLAAGAFSMAAGEYISVASQSELAEAEIEVERMELTRHPVAEEQELAGVFEARGVDPETAAEVARQLSRDPEEALEVHAREELGVTPGDLPSPVLAAGSSFLSFGAGALLPVLPYVLGASSLWPAAVVAALGLFGAGALVSRITARPWWFGGTRQLLFGAAAAAITYGVGALIGTSGL; translated from the coding sequence ATGACCGACGCGGGACGCGGAGTGCAGCCGGAGCGCCACCACCGGCACCGCGACGTCACCGGAGGCTGGCTGCGGCCCGCGGTGTTCGGCGCGATGGACGGGCTCGTCTCCAACTTCGCGCTGATCGCGGGAGTCGCCGGCGGGCAGGCGAGCCGGCAGGTCGTCCTGCTGGCGGGCCTGGCCGGTCTCGCGGCCGGCGCGTTCTCGATGGCGGCGGGGGAGTACATCTCCGTCGCCTCCCAGTCGGAGCTGGCCGAGGCGGAGATCGAGGTCGAGCGGATGGAGCTGACCCGCCATCCCGTGGCCGAGGAGCAGGAGCTCGCCGGGGTCTTCGAGGCCCGCGGCGTGGACCCGGAGACCGCCGCGGAGGTCGCGCGCCAGCTGTCCCGCGACCCGGAGGAGGCCCTGGAGGTCCACGCCCGCGAGGAGCTCGGCGTCACGCCGGGCGACCTGCCGTCCCCGGTGCTGGCGGCGGGCTCGTCGTTCCTGTCGTTCGGGGCGGGCGCGCTGCTGCCGGTGCTGCCCTACGTGCTGGGCGCGTCGTCGCTGTGGCCCGCCGCGGTCGTGGCGGCCCTCGGCCTGTTCGGCGCCGGGGCGCTGGTGTCGCGGATCACCGCGCGGCCCTGGTGGTTCGGCGGGACGCGGCAGCTGCTGTTCGGCGCCGCGGCCGCAGCGATCACCTACGGGGTGGGCGCCCTGATCGGGACGAGCGGCCTCTGA
- the lgt gene encoding prolipoprotein diacylglyceryl transferase, protein MQPLAYIPSPSQGIWHIGPVPIRAYAIMIILGIVAAVWLGERRWAAKGGSPGVVIDVAVWAVPFGLVGGRVYHVVTDYQLYFGEGGDPGRALQIWQGGLGIWGAIAFGAVGAFIGCRRRGISMLALADAVAPGIALAQAIGRWGNYWNQELYGRPLDAFWAVEIDEDHRPMMEGGPGLDPQYADVATYHPTFLYESLWCIGVAVLVIWADRRYKLTHGRAFALYVAGYTAGRAWIEALRIDHAHHILGLRLNDWVSILLFLGAVAYLYRTRHRTGPENVGAAPEGPSSGTSGPGEEKSGPEDGADASGKAEPESPKDAPERDAEDGTEPAGPGEREDGKTGAGAEPEPASAKKDTADEHGADEHGADEDPADEDPVDDRPADEKTGDEKTGDEKTGDEKTGDAEPGGERAENGSAGDGGAARAAREEPVKDGK, encoded by the coding sequence ATGCAGCCGCTCGCCTACATCCCGAGCCCCTCGCAGGGCATCTGGCACATCGGACCCGTCCCGATCCGCGCCTACGCCATCATGATCATCCTCGGCATCGTCGCCGCGGTGTGGCTCGGCGAGCGGCGCTGGGCCGCCAAGGGCGGCAGCCCCGGCGTGGTCATCGACGTGGCGGTGTGGGCGGTGCCGTTCGGCCTCGTCGGCGGGCGGGTCTACCACGTCGTCACCGACTACCAGCTGTACTTCGGCGAGGGCGGCGACCCCGGCCGGGCGCTGCAGATCTGGCAGGGCGGCCTCGGCATCTGGGGCGCCATCGCGTTCGGCGCGGTGGGCGCGTTCATCGGCTGCCGGCGGCGCGGCATCTCGATGCTCGCGCTCGCCGACGCCGTCGCGCCGGGGATCGCCCTCGCGCAGGCCATCGGCCGCTGGGGCAACTACTGGAACCAGGAGCTGTACGGCCGCCCGCTCGACGCGTTCTGGGCCGTCGAGATCGACGAGGACCACCGGCCGATGATGGAGGGCGGTCCCGGCCTCGACCCCCAGTACGCCGACGTGGCCACCTACCACCCGACGTTCCTGTACGAGTCGCTGTGGTGCATCGGCGTCGCGGTCCTGGTGATCTGGGCCGACCGCCGCTACAAGCTCACGCACGGCCGCGCGTTCGCGCTCTACGTCGCCGGTTACACGGCGGGGCGCGCGTGGATCGAGGCGCTGCGCATCGACCACGCCCACCACATCCTCGGCCTGCGCCTGAACGACTGGGTGTCGATCCTCCTGTTCCTCGGCGCGGTCGCCTACCTGTACAGGACCCGGCACCGCACGGGCCCGGAGAACGTCGGCGCCGCCCCGGAGGGCCCGTCGTCCGGCACGTCCGGTCCCGGCGAGGAGAAGAGCGGGCCGGAGGACGGGGCGGACGCCTCCGGGAAGGCGGAGCCGGAGTCCCCGAAGGACGCGCCGGAACGGGACGCCGAGGACGGAACGGAACCGGCCGGGCCGGGCGAGCGGGAGGACGGGAAGACCGGCGCCGGGGCGGAGCCGGAGCCCGCGTCCGCGAAGAAGGACACCGCGGACGAGCACGGTGCGGACGAGCACGGTGCGGACGAGGACCCGGCGGACGAGGACCCGGTGGACGACCGCCCGGCGGACGAGAAGACCGGGGACGAGAAGACCGGGGACGAGAAGACCGGGGACGAGAAGACCGGGGACGCGGAGCCGGGCGGCGAGCGCGCGGAGAACGGGTCCGCCGGTGACGGCGGCGCCGCGCGGGCGGCCCGGGAGGAGCCCGTCAAGGACGGGAAGTAG